The DNA region AGGAAGCGGAGGATCGCGTAGGCTACTTGTCGCCTCTTGACTGAGGATTCATTTACTTGAAATTGACGGATTCTGTTTCGATCGGTATTTTTTTGAATCGAGCGAGTGAGTTCTCAGTGATGCAGGgaaggggggtaatgtgataTCAGAAATTGCGTACTGATTACCATTTCCTTTAATGTCCAGGAGTTTTTGACTTTATTGGTTTAGTATTCTTTTCCAAAAAGGCCAGAAACCTTCTGCCACTGCACGGTTATTAGTAGAACAGCCAATATTGTTTGGCCTCAATCAGTAGGGTAACCACTAACGTATTCAACGGGCGAattttccccgcaaccaTTACTTTTCGaagcttttcaaccaccaacaccattcAATCTGACTGAATGAGACTATCTCCTAGTTAAATACATGTCTATTTACTAGGACATCTCCTTATAGTGTGTCCAATAATCCCACAACCACTACAGCGTGGTGGAGCTCGCTGGCGAGGTGTAGCATCATTAAGTTGCTCATTAAGCTGTGCatcaagctgctgaatagtatcaagctgctgaatatGCTCACGGCCTTCCTGTACAGAGATAAAGAGGTCATCCCCTAGAGAAGTGTGtttccttgccttcttcttcattttccgcTCATTTTCAGCCCGTAGAACCTTGATGTCTTCTTGTAGAATGAGGTTCatattcatcgccatctgTGCAGCCTTCTCAAGATGTTGAATATGAGAGATTGGGCTGCTAGAAAGTGTCCTTTTTTTCcgaagacttctttgtaggCTGCGAACCTTATGGTCTAACTGGCGAGGATTTTGAGGTGTTTGAAAAGCAGACGAGATTGAGCCTTCAGTTAGATTTGGCGGTAGTGTTGGTGTACGAAGTTGAAAGGTGATTTTCTCAAGAACCCGACCCTGATTCAATGGTTTAAGACCTGCACCTGCAAAGCCACTGCATATATTCCCTTTggtgtgacggctcacatatgatagctcacgtggcggttcaacactacggcaatggatgatacatcacaaacaccatccagtcatgtcgccaacaatcctcttaaaacctcttcatgacctagatagatttcctcttcttctttcttctccagattcgatattctcgtcgatggctacaatagtttagataggaattcagttcgttattatctactattccgagtccGTGACATTTGGTAAATGCTGCTTTGCGTGCAGGAGGGTATAAATGTAGAAAATCTTCCTTGTCAATGTGGTTGTTTCCAGCCACCATCATACCTTCCACTAGTTTTCCATATGCGCGTTTGAGCGGCCCAAAAACCCCGACATCCaggggctgaagaagatgagatgtatgTGGAGGCATACAAAGACAGATAATTGAATTGTTCTTGCAGAAATCATCAAATTCAGCAGTTTGGTGACTTGAATGACCATCAAGGATAAGCAACCGCTTCGCGCCAGTTGAATGCAGCTTTGAAAAAGGATCAAAAATTTGCTTTAACCACTTGAGACCAATTGCATCAGTTGTCCAGCCATTTGGACTGTTGGTAAGCTTTCAATCCAGGGGAAGATTATCCTCTTCATACCAAGCAGCCTGGTGTTCTTTCCCCTTCAAGATAATTGCCGCTGGAATAAGAATGCCCTTAGAGCTCACACATTCAATGATTGtgacccattcacgatttccCTGGATAACTGTACGAGGTCTCTCACTGCGTTCTGCTGCAGTAATAACCTTGGATGTTGTGCAGAgtcccattgcaaagccagtgtcacaacctggcttctctcgtgtcgtacctagggttctagttagttgtattccgagactggacacttaccctaagtgtctcccaagtaatcgtatgctcaatgcccctccgggtccggttcgataaatcgtatgcgttgatgggtatatcgccccctccaggctccgtaagataatcaacaagtagaaacgataaaggtaacgaatagagaaacaaggccaaccgagtacgtatactgggttgttggttaagtgcggacgagtcagaaactagaaggtaaccaatgcttgattaactagattgatcgcgaagaactaaggctaagtacatgaatgagcgtccttatatatccttccatcctgtAAGTGGTAGTAGGGTTGGTATATTGACTGGTAGAAGAGTGGTATATGATATACCATTCATATATCGTTTCGTCGATCATCTGTATACCACTGGATCACGTGATGTGAGCCCCAAATAGTGACTCAACCCCTGTTATTCCCGCATGTTATCATGGTTTGTTaaccaatgattctgccttgccTCCCCCGCATAATCACGTGAGCCTAATACGtcgaggtctgtaacagaCACCATATATCTGGGCGGCTTTCAATTTTGATTgaacttttttctctttccatgcaGTAATAGCCATTTGCATACGGGCTTCCTTAGATAAAGGCATTTTTGTGTATAAAAAGTAGAAGAAATGATGTGTTAAAAATGGTTGTGTTGAATATTTTGGtggttgcggggaaaattcgcacttcggccgtattcgccgctcgcccgttgAATACGTTATGTATCTGACAATATTTTGGATGGTTGTTGGCAATTTGTCAGCTGTGGGGTAAGGTGTCATGGCCCGGAGAGATCTCCAACATTCCTGATCTAATCATCCCGACCTCCGTGCTGCTTTCAACCCACTAGTATTTCATGACATTCATGTCGCTTGCAACCAAAGCCTTTTCTGTCATAGCTCCCACGCTTCGCACATCTCCTTCCCACTCATTTACTCGAACAATGACGACCGCGGTTTTCAAATACATTGATCCTGCCTCTTACGATCCAAATGCCACCGAACCTTTCAAGAAGCCTTGGGGTAAGGTCGATGGACCGGGTTCCTCCTATAGACTTTTGGACAAGACCCGATCGGTTGAGAATCTCCGTGGCCAAGAGGCTAAATTTTCAATCGATAATAGCGGATTCGCTGTCTATAAAAGTCCTGCGAAGGAGAAACAATTCACCGATTCGTCTCGGGTGACGACAGACTACTACGCCGAAGTTGAGGAGCTTCTCAGAGAGAAATTGCCGGGCATCAAGAAAGTAGTCATATTTGATCACACGATTAGGCGGAGGGAAAAGACGTCTCCACGCGCTCCTGTCCAACTGGTTCATGTTGACCAAACGCCCTATGCTGCTGAACTCCGAGTGCGTCGCCATCTCCCACCGAACGAGGTAGATGACTTGTTAAAGGGACGCTATCAAATCATCAACGTCTGGCGCCCTATTCAAAATCCCGCGTCAGACTTTCCCTTGGCTGTTATTGATTGGCGAAGCACCGCCCCTTCTGATTTTGTCAAGGTCGATCTTCTCTATCCAAAGGACGCCAAAGCAGGAGAAGAGAGGACCCAAGCGCCCAACTCTGAACACTTGACTGACGGTTACGAGGTTAGAGGGGAAACGTATGCTATTGCTCCAAATGAAAAACACCGCCTCTACTACCAAAAGGATATGACGCCAGAGGAGGTCATGTTCATAAAATGTTTTGACTCACGAAGCGAATCCATGACCGGGACAACGGGCATCGCCCATGGGGCAGGTCATACAGCCTTCTGCGACCCCCAGACATCAAAAGATGCGCCAGCAAGGCAAAGCATCGAGGTTAGATGCCTGGTTTTTTATGAGTCGTAAATCCATTGTGTACTGGAGAAGATGTCGGTAGACCAAAATGAAAGGCTCCATCAAAAAATTATGTGGATTTGAACAGCAACCAGATAACACTCAGAAGGACCAAGGATGCTGTGACTGACCGTGGAGTAGTTGTGGTCGACGGAGAGCGCTTTGAATCTCTAGAGACACCTATATTTAGCCATAATTCGTGTAACCGTCTCGTGGCCGGCACCTCTCTTGTAGCGAGGGAAAATTATAAACAAGCATGGCGGCATGCTATCGATTCCCATGAGACACAAATGGGAAATAACCCCTGCTGCAATGTATTTGTGGCAGTTTAACGCTAGTATAAGCTAGGCTGTCCACTCATCATTCAATATATTTTCCATCGCTTTTTCCCGTACTATTATTGTAAGACAGGATTGCTGCATACCTAGCATCTTGAAAAGACTGATTAGAGGTAGTCCGGTTGGTATATCACTGGTCAATAACAGTCAAGTTATACACACTAAACGCAGTCACTCCTAAGCCGTATACAAGAATGATCCTTGAATCTAAATTGAACTTATACCCTCCAATAACTTTCGATCAAGTTGCCGCCTGTGCAACCATGCCTGAATATCCACAATAATGACCGGGACTATGAAGGACATGTCGAACTTCCTGGGTAAGTGCAAGTAGCTCAGCAGTAGAGCGACCACTTAACACGCGATTGGTCCGGTGTTCAAATCACTCAAGGCCATGCTGGTCTCGATCCGACGGATGATGCGGGCTGGGTTGCCGGCAGCGAAGTGAAGCGGTGGGATATCCTGAAACGTCGCGAATGTTAGCAAAGTACTAGATCCCCGAGATGAATCAGAGCGAACGTACCTTGGTTACAACCGCACCCGCTCCGATAGTGCATCCTCGTCCTACCCTCACGCCTCCTAAGATAATCACACTGCCTCCAATCCAAACGTCATCCTCGATATGAATCTCCTTCCCGGCCTCTGGACCCTCGAGGCCTTGTCGTACCGCCGGATCTAACGGATGAGTCGCGCTGTAGAGACAGACATTGGGCCCGAACAGAACTCGCTCGCCCACGGTGACCAGGCACGTATCAAGAACCAAGAGATTGAAATTCAAGAAGGACCCCTTTCCGACTTTGAAATTCTGTCCATGGTCCACGGATATTTGAGGATCGACGACGGGATCCGTTTGGGCAAATAGCTTCTCATCTTCTTTAGAGTCCGGATGGACTGGGGGAACGGGGCGTGTATCACAGACAATACTGTTCCAACTGTGAGCAAATATTTAGCCCTCACTGCACAGGTCTTGTTCACTCACTCTCTCCAAAGCCCTACCCGACGCCGTCTGGGTACCTGGCCCGCCTCATTAAATCGCTGGCACGCCGCTCTACAGCGCTCTCGGTTGGCCTGGAGGTCGTCATCCCATGCCCAATAGAGCTCTCCATTGACCATTTTCTGCCATTCCTTGGACGAGATCATGCTAATTTAGACTGAGAGGATATCTTGTGAAAAAGCTAAGTTGAGATTATGAAACGCATGGGCGGCGAATTGTTT from Aspergillus chevalieri M1 DNA, chromosome 2, nearly complete sequence includes:
- a CDS encoding uncharacterized protein (COG:S;~EggNog:ENOG410PIWQ;~InterPro:IPR044053;~go_function: GO:0016491 - oxidoreductase activity [Evidence IEA]); the protein is MTFMSLATKAFSVIAPTLRTSPSHSFTRTMTTAVFKYIDPASYDPNATEPFKKPWGKVDGPGSSYRLLDKTRSVENLRGQEAKFSIDNSGFAVYKSPAKEKQFTDSSRVTTDYYAEVEELLREKLPGIKKVVIFDHTIRRREKTSPRAPVQLVHVDQTPYAAELRVRRHLPPNEVDDLLKGRYQIINVWRPIQNPASDFPLAVIDWRSTAPSDFVKVDLLYPKDAKAGEERTQAPNSEHLTDGYEVRGETYAIAPNEKHRLYYQKDMTPEEVMFIKCFDSRSESMTGTTGIAHGAGHTAFCDPQTSKDAPARQSIEVRCLVFYES
- a CDS encoding sugar O-acetyltransferase (COG:E;~EggNog:ENOG410PU8G;~InterPro:IPR024688,IPR011004,IPR001451;~PFAM:PF14602,PF00132,PF12464;~go_function: GO:0016407 - acetyltransferase activity [Evidence IEA]) yields the protein MISSKEWQKMVNGELYWAWDDDLQANRERCRAACQRFNEAGQVPRRRRVGLWRDIVCDTRPVPPVHPDSKEDEKLFAQTDPVVDPQISVDHGQNFKVGKGSFLNFNLLVLDTCLVTVGERVLFGPNVCLYSATHPLDPAVRQGLEGPEAGKEIHIEDDVWIGGSVIILGGVRVGRGCTIGAGAVVTKDIPPLHFAAGNPARIIRRIETSMALSDLNTGPIAC